A single region of the Accipiter gentilis chromosome 6, bAccGen1.1, whole genome shotgun sequence genome encodes:
- the CORO6 gene encoding coronin-6 isoform X1 has product MSRRVVRQSKFRHVFGQPVKADQMYEDIRVSKVTCDSSFCAVNPKFVAIIVESGGGGAFIVLPLAKTGRVDKNHPLVTGHTAPVLDIDWCPHNDNVIASASEDTTVMVWQIPDYVPVRNITEPVVTLEGHSKRVGIISWHPTARNVLLSAGCDNLVILWNVGTGEMLLVLEDMHTDLIYNVGWNRNGSLLVTTCKDKKVRVIDPRKQQVVAEKAKPHDGARPIRAIFVADGKIFTTGFSKMSERQLGLWDLNNFEEPIALQEMDTSNGVLLPFYDPDSSIVYLCGKGDSSIRYFEITDEAPYVHYLNTYSSKEPQRGMGFMPKRGLDVSKCEIARFFKLHERKCEPIVMTVPRKSDLFQDDLYPDTPGPEPALEADEWLSGKDAEPILISLRDGYVPIKNRELKVVKKNILDSKPPPGRRHSHSTCDPNFSRPALEEVLEEIRALKEMVQAQEKRISDLEDKLCQFTNGTD; this is encoded by the exons aTGAGCCGCCGCGTGGTGCGCCAGAGCAAGTTCCGGCACGTCTTCGGGCAGCCGGTGAAGGCTGACCAGATGTACGAGGACATTCGTGTCTCCAAGGTGACGTGTGACAGCTCCTTCTGTGCCGTCAACCCCAAGTTTGTGGCCATCATCGTCGAGTCCGGCGGTGGGGGGGCCTTCATCGTCCTGCCTCTTGCCAAG ACGGGACGGGTGGACAAGAACCACCCGCTGGTGACCGGACACACGGCGCCCGTGCTGGACATCGACTGGTGTCCCCACAACGACAACGTCATCGCCAGCGCCTCGGAGGACACCACCGTCATG gTGTGGCAGATCCCCGACTACGTCCCCGTCCGCAACATCACGGAGCCGGTGGTGACGCTGGAGGGACACTCCAAACGGGTGGGCATCATCTCGTGGCACCCCACCGCCCGCAACGTCCTGCTCAGCGCAG GCTGTGACAATTTGGTGATCCTCTGGAACGTGGGCACGGGGgagatgctgctggtgctggaggaCATGCACACCGACCTCATCTACAACGTGGGCTGGAACCGCAACGGCAGCCTCCTCGTCACCACCTGCAAGGACAAGAAGGTCCGCGTCATCGACCCCCGCAAGCAGCAGGTCGTGGCG GAGAAAGCCAAACCGCACGACGGCGCCCGCCCCATCCGCGCCATCTTCGTGGCCGATGGCAAGATCTTCACCACCGGCTTCAGCAAGATGAGCGAGCGCCAGCTGGGCCTCTGGGACCTG AACAACTTTGAGGAGCCCATCGCCCTGCAGGAGATGGACACGAGCAACGGCGTCCTGCTGCCCTTCTACGACCCCGACTCCAGCATCGTCTACCTCTGCGGGAAg gGTGACAGCAGCATCCGGTACTTCGAAATCACGGACGAGGCACCCTACGTGCACTACCtgaacacctacagcagcaagGAGCCGCAGCGGGGCATGGGCTTCATGCCCAAGCGCGGGCTGGACGTCAGCAAGTGTGAAATCGCCAG GTTCTTCAAGCTGCATGAGCGCAAGTGCGAGCCCATCGTCATGACGGTGCCGCGCAAG TCAGACCTCTTCCAGGACGACCTGTACCCCGACACGCCGGGTCCCGAGCCGGCCCTGGAGGCGGACGAGTGGCTGTCGGGGAAGGACGCGGAGCCCATCCTCATCTCGCTGCGGGACGGCTACGTCCCCATCAAGAACCGGGAACTGAAGGTGGTCAAAAAGAATATCCTGGACAGTAAACCCCCCCCGGGCCGCCGCCACAGCCACTCCACCTGTGACCCCAATTTCTCT CGGCCAGCCTTGGAGGAGGTGCTGGAAGAAATCCGTGCCCTGAAGGAGATGGTCCAAGCGCAGGAGAAACGCATCTCCGACCTGGAGGACAAACTCTGCCAGTTCACCAACGGAACGGACTAA
- the CORO6 gene encoding coronin-6 isoform X3: MSRRVVRQSKFRHVFGQPVKADQMYEDIRVSKVTCDSSFCAVNPKFVAIIVESGGGGAFIVLPLAKTGRVDKNHPLVTGHTAPVLDIDWCPHNDNVIASASEDTTVMVWQIPDYVPVRNITEPVVTLEGHSKRVGIISWHPTARNVLLSAGCDNLVILWNVGTGEMLLVLEDMHTDLIYNVGWNRNGSLLVTTCKDKKVRVIDPRKQQVVAEKAKPHDGARPIRAIFVADGKIFTTGFSKMSERQLGLWDLERFAPHEGLRPVRAIFTREGYLFTTGFTRMSQRELGLWDPNNFEEPIALQEMDTSNGVLLPFYDPDSSIVYLCGKGDSSIRYFEITDEAPYVHYLNTYSSKEPQRGMGFMPKRGLDVSKCEIARFFKLHERKCEPIVMTVPRKSDLFQDDLYPDTPGPEPALEADEWLSGKDAEPILISLRDGYVPIKNRELKVVKKNILDSKPPPGRRHSHSTCDPNFSRPALEEVLEEIRALKEMVQAQEKRISDLEDKLCQFTNGTD, from the exons aTGAGCCGCCGCGTGGTGCGCCAGAGCAAGTTCCGGCACGTCTTCGGGCAGCCGGTGAAGGCTGACCAGATGTACGAGGACATTCGTGTCTCCAAGGTGACGTGTGACAGCTCCTTCTGTGCCGTCAACCCCAAGTTTGTGGCCATCATCGTCGAGTCCGGCGGTGGGGGGGCCTTCATCGTCCTGCCTCTTGCCAAG ACGGGACGGGTGGACAAGAACCACCCGCTGGTGACCGGACACACGGCGCCCGTGCTGGACATCGACTGGTGTCCCCACAACGACAACGTCATCGCCAGCGCCTCGGAGGACACCACCGTCATG gTGTGGCAGATCCCCGACTACGTCCCCGTCCGCAACATCACGGAGCCGGTGGTGACGCTGGAGGGACACTCCAAACGGGTGGGCATCATCTCGTGGCACCCCACCGCCCGCAACGTCCTGCTCAGCGCAG GCTGTGACAATTTGGTGATCCTCTGGAACGTGGGCACGGGGgagatgctgctggtgctggaggaCATGCACACCGACCTCATCTACAACGTGGGCTGGAACCGCAACGGCAGCCTCCTCGTCACCACCTGCAAGGACAAGAAGGTCCGCGTCATCGACCCCCGCAAGCAGCAGGTCGTGGCG GAGAAAGCCAAACCGCACGACGGCGCCCGCCCCATCCGCGCCATCTTCGTGGCCGATGGCAAGATCTTCACCACCGGCTTCAGCAAGATGAGCGAGCGCCAGCTGGGCCTCTGGGACCTG GAGAGGTTTGCCCCCCACGAAGGGCTGAGGCCCGTGCGGGCCATCTTCACGCGGGAAGGATACCTCTTTACCACGGGCTTTACCAGAATGAGCCAGCGGGAACTGGGCTTGTGGGACCCG AACAACTTTGAGGAGCCCATCGCCCTGCAGGAGATGGACACGAGCAACGGCGTCCTGCTGCCCTTCTACGACCCCGACTCCAGCATCGTCTACCTCTGCGGGAAg gGTGACAGCAGCATCCGGTACTTCGAAATCACGGACGAGGCACCCTACGTGCACTACCtgaacacctacagcagcaagGAGCCGCAGCGGGGCATGGGCTTCATGCCCAAGCGCGGGCTGGACGTCAGCAAGTGTGAAATCGCCAG GTTCTTCAAGCTGCATGAGCGCAAGTGCGAGCCCATCGTCATGACGGTGCCGCGCAAG TCAGACCTCTTCCAGGACGACCTGTACCCCGACACGCCGGGTCCCGAGCCGGCCCTGGAGGCGGACGAGTGGCTGTCGGGGAAGGACGCGGAGCCCATCCTCATCTCGCTGCGGGACGGCTACGTCCCCATCAAGAACCGGGAACTGAAGGTGGTCAAAAAGAATATCCTGGACAGTAAACCCCCCCCGGGCCGCCGCCACAGCCACTCCACCTGTGACCCCAATTTCTCT CGGCCAGCCTTGGAGGAGGTGCTGGAAGAAATCCGTGCCCTGAAGGAGATGGTCCAAGCGCAGGAGAAACGCATCTCCGACCTGGAGGACAAACTCTGCCAGTTCACCAACGGAACGGACTAA
- the CORO6 gene encoding coronin-6 isoform X2 gives MSRRVVRQSKFRHVFGQPVKADQMYEDIRVSKVTCDSSFCAVNPKFVAIIVESGGGGAFIVLPLAKTGRVDKNHPLVTGHTAPVLDIDWCPHNDNVIASASEDTTVMVWQIPDYVPVRNITEPVVTLEGHSKRVGIISWHPTARNVLLSAGCDNLVILWNVGTGEMLLVLEDMHTDLIYNVGWNRNGSLLVTTCKDKKVRVIDPRKQQVVANNFEEPIALQEMDTSNGVLLPFYDPDSSIVYLCGKGDSSIRYFEITDEAPYVHYLNTYSSKEPQRGMGFMPKRGLDVSKCEIARFFKLHERKCEPIVMTVPRKSDLFQDDLYPDTPGPEPALEADEWLSGKDAEPILISLRDGYVPIKNRELKVVKKNILDSKPPPGRRHSHSTCDPNFSRPALEEVLEEIRALKEMVQAQEKRISDLEDKLCQFTNGTD, from the exons aTGAGCCGCCGCGTGGTGCGCCAGAGCAAGTTCCGGCACGTCTTCGGGCAGCCGGTGAAGGCTGACCAGATGTACGAGGACATTCGTGTCTCCAAGGTGACGTGTGACAGCTCCTTCTGTGCCGTCAACCCCAAGTTTGTGGCCATCATCGTCGAGTCCGGCGGTGGGGGGGCCTTCATCGTCCTGCCTCTTGCCAAG ACGGGACGGGTGGACAAGAACCACCCGCTGGTGACCGGACACACGGCGCCCGTGCTGGACATCGACTGGTGTCCCCACAACGACAACGTCATCGCCAGCGCCTCGGAGGACACCACCGTCATG gTGTGGCAGATCCCCGACTACGTCCCCGTCCGCAACATCACGGAGCCGGTGGTGACGCTGGAGGGACACTCCAAACGGGTGGGCATCATCTCGTGGCACCCCACCGCCCGCAACGTCCTGCTCAGCGCAG GCTGTGACAATTTGGTGATCCTCTGGAACGTGGGCACGGGGgagatgctgctggtgctggaggaCATGCACACCGACCTCATCTACAACGTGGGCTGGAACCGCAACGGCAGCCTCCTCGTCACCACCTGCAAGGACAAGAAGGTCCGCGTCATCGACCCCCGCAAGCAGCAGGTCGTGGCG AACAACTTTGAGGAGCCCATCGCCCTGCAGGAGATGGACACGAGCAACGGCGTCCTGCTGCCCTTCTACGACCCCGACTCCAGCATCGTCTACCTCTGCGGGAAg gGTGACAGCAGCATCCGGTACTTCGAAATCACGGACGAGGCACCCTACGTGCACTACCtgaacacctacagcagcaagGAGCCGCAGCGGGGCATGGGCTTCATGCCCAAGCGCGGGCTGGACGTCAGCAAGTGTGAAATCGCCAG GTTCTTCAAGCTGCATGAGCGCAAGTGCGAGCCCATCGTCATGACGGTGCCGCGCAAG TCAGACCTCTTCCAGGACGACCTGTACCCCGACACGCCGGGTCCCGAGCCGGCCCTGGAGGCGGACGAGTGGCTGTCGGGGAAGGACGCGGAGCCCATCCTCATCTCGCTGCGGGACGGCTACGTCCCCATCAAGAACCGGGAACTGAAGGTGGTCAAAAAGAATATCCTGGACAGTAAACCCCCCCCGGGCCGCCGCCACAGCCACTCCACCTGTGACCCCAATTTCTCT CGGCCAGCCTTGGAGGAGGTGCTGGAAGAAATCCGTGCCCTGAAGGAGATGGTCCAAGCGCAGGAGAAACGCATCTCCGACCTGGAGGACAAACTCTGCCAGTTCACCAACGGAACGGACTAA